The nucleotide sequence CATCGTAAGCGAGGACCGGGCTGCGCCGGGAGGGCCGCCGTCGAAGGGGCCTGCTGTTACCCGTATCAAGAACGCGCGGAACGCACGGAAGGTGCCGGTGAGATACGAAAAGTGCTCGCATCCGGCGATCTCCGACAGCAGAATCCGAGTATGGAACCCCTCACCCTCACCAGCCCCCGACTGCTGTTGCGCACGCTGACACCGGACGACGTCGACGCGGTCCACACGATCTGCCAGGACCCGGAGATCCAGCGCTGGGTGACGATTCCCTCACCGTACGAACGGCAGCACGCGCAGTACTTCGTCGAGCAGCTCGTCCCGGACGGCTGGCAGACCGGGACGATGTGCACCTTCGGGGTATTTCCCATAGGCGGGGGGCCGCTGATGGGCGCGGTGAACGCGCACAGCCAGTCCGGTATCTGGGAGACCGGCTACTGGACGGCGAAGGAGTACCGGGGGCGCGGCTTCACCACGGAGGCCGTGACCGCCGTGGCCCGCTGGGTCTTCACCGCGCTGGCCGCCGAGCGCCTGGAGTGGCGGGCCGAGGTCGGCAACACCGGCTCGCGTGCCGTCGCCGAGAAGGCCGGCTTCGTGATGGAGGGCGTGCTGCGGGCCGCCCTGCTCAACCGGGGGACGCTGCGGGACGTCCGGATAGGCTCGCTGCTCCCGTCCGACCTGGGACTGCCGGGCCCGCACCCGTACCTGCCGTCGGACGCGGCGTAACCGCCAGGCCCGTTGTCAGTGGCGGCGTCTATCGTGCCCATCATGACGACTGTGCCGCCCGCCGCCGCCGAGCTGTCCGCCGACGAGGCCCGCCGAATCGCGCTGCGCGCGCAGGGATTCATCGGCGCCCCCGACCGCCGTGGCGGCGTGCGGGGAGTGCTGCGCCATCTCGGCGCCGTCCAGCTGGACACGATCTCGGTGCTGGCGCGCTCGCACGAGCTGGTGCCTTACGCGCGCCTGGGCGCCGTCGGCCGCAAACCGGTCGAGGACGCGTACTGGACGGCGGCGCCCACCCCGCCGCACGCGTTCGAGTACTGGTCGCACGCGGCCTGTGTGCTGCCCATCGAGGAGTGGCCCCACTTCGCCTTCCGGCGCCGCTCCTACCGCTCCCGTCCGCACTGGAACCACGCCCTGACGGACGGGGTGTACGAGACGGTGATCAAGCAGCTGCGCGACGAGGGCCCGCTGACGGCGACGGAACTGGGCGGCGCCAAGAACGGCGGCCTGTGGTGGGACTGGTCGGAGTCGAAGGTCGCCGTCGAGCGCGCGCTGATGTTCGGTGAGGTCGTGTGCACGGGCCGGCGCGGCTGGAAGCGGGTGTACGACCTCGCGGAGCGCGCCGTGCCGGACGCGCTCCTGCACGACGACCTGGACGACGCGGAGTGCGTGCGCCGGCTGGTGCGGCTCGCCGGCCGCTCGCTCGGTGTGGGGACGCGCGCGGACATCGCCGACTACCACCGGCTGAAGGGTGAGTGGGTCGACGCGGTGATCGCCGACTGCGGTCTGGTGCCGGTGACCGTCGAGGGTTGGGGGAAGCCGGCCTGGGCCGATCCGGAGGCGCTGGCGAGCGTCCCGCGCGGACGGCACCGTACGACACTGCTGTCGCCGTTCGACTCGCTGATCTGGGAGCGGGCCCGTACCGAGCGGATCTTCGGCTTCACGCACCGGCTGGAGGCGTATGTGCCCAAGCCGAAGCGGATCTACGGCTACTTCGCCATGCCGCTGCTGGCGGGCGGCCGGCTGCTCGGCCGGGTCGACCCGGCCCGTGAGGGCAGCACGCTGGTGGCGAAGCAGGTCTCGCTGGAGGGCCCCAAGGCGGTCGCGCCGATGGCGCAGGCGCTGCTGGAGGCCGCCCGGTGGGTGGGGTGCGACGCGGTACGGATCGAGCGGGTCGACCGCTCGGAGCTGACGGCGGAGCTGGTCCGCGCGGTCGCCTGACCCCGCCGGCCGTCACATGACCGCGGCGGCCCTCACCGGATTTCGAGGATCTTCTCCCGCATCGCGTAGACCACGGCCTCCATGCGGGAGTGCAGTTGCAGCTTCTCCAGGATGTTGCGCACGTGGTTCTTCACGGTGTTCTCGGAGATGAACAGCTGTTTGGCGATGTCCCGGTTGTTCATGCCCGTGGCGACGAGTTTGAGGACTTCCAGCTCCCGCTCGGTCAGCCGCGGCGCGGGCACGAGTCTGCGCTCGTCGGTGCGCTGGATCATCGACTTGAACTCGGTCAGCAGCTTGGACGCCATGGACGGGCTGATCTGCGACTGGCCGTCGGCGACGGCCCGGATCGCGGTGGCCACCTCGTCGGTGGAGATCTCCTTCAGGAGATAGCCGGTGGCGCCAGCCTTGATCGCGTCGTAGAGGTCGGCCTCCTCGTCGCTGATCGTCAGCATGATGATCTTGGCGCTGGGGGCCACCTCCTTGATGGAGGTGCAGGCCTCGATACCGCCGCGCTTGGGCATCCGCACGTCCATCAGCACGATGTCCGGCAGCAGGTCGGCGGCCTTGTCGACGGCCTCCGCCCCGTCGCCCGCCTCGCCCACGACCTGGATGTCCTCCTCCTGGGCGAGGACGATCTCCAGACCACGGCGGAACAGCGCGTGGTCGTCGACGACGAGGACCCGGATGGGTTCCTTGCGGGACCCTTCCCGTTCCGCGTCGGCGTCGGGCCCCGTACCAACGACCGTCTCGTCGGCACTGTGCGCGTGCACCGGCCCGAAGCTGTCCGCCATCGTTCCTCCACCTGAAGGTCGTGGTCCGCATTCGGATGAGCCGGCCAACCGCTGTTCGCAGACCACCTGTTGTCTTGCGACGCCATGATTTCATGCCTGGGCGGCGGTTATTGGTGCCTCGCTCGCACAGAGGTGCCCCCGAGGTCGTAATGAGCACTCAGGGGCACCTTCGGAACCGGCAGATCTCAGCCGATTCCCCGCCGTGTCTCAGCCGTGTCTCAGCCGTTCACACGCCCTTCTCAGCCGCCGAGATGGCCGCCGGCGCCCTCCGCGTCGGAACCGGCCAGCGGGTCGGTCCTGAGGTGGATCACGCCGTAGTCGTACGCGTGGCGCCGGTAGACGACGCTGGGTTCCTTGGTGTCGGAATCGACGAAGAGGTAGAAGTCGTGTCCGACCAGCTCCATCTCCTCAAGGGCCTGGTCGAGCGTCATCGGCGCCGCGACATGGTTCTTCTCCCGTACCACCAGGGGACCTTCGCCCTGCACCTGCAGGGAACCGACCATCGTGGTCGGGACGGCGTGCGCCGCCTCTTCGGCCGCGGTCTCGCCGTCGCTGTTCAACTCGGCCACGCCGGGGACGACATCGACGACCTCGGCGGCGGACAGCCGGCCGGCGCCGCGACGGTTGTGGCGCTTCTCGTTCTGCTTGCGCAGCCGCGCCTCCAGCTTGCCGGTGGCCAGGTCCAAAGCCGCGTACGGGTCGCCTGCCGCGGCCTCCGCCCGGATCACCGGACCACGCGAGCGCAGGGTGATCTCCACCCGGTCACAGCGGTCCGCCTGACGGGGGTTGTGTTCCTTGGACACCTCGACGTCCAGGCTGATCACCTTGCCGTCGAGCTTCTGGATCTTCTCCAGCTTCAGCTTCTCGGCCACGTGCTTGCGGAACCGCTCAGGCACCTCTGTCTTGCGGCCCTTGACGACGATGTCCACGCAGAACTCCGTTCCCGGATCGCCCCGCTTCGCTGCGGGGCGTCCCCACTGTTGCACCAGACCCCAGTTGTCACCGGAGTCTCGGACTTGGTGACTTTCACCTCCCCTTCCCCATCGGCAAGGTCTCCACCCCAAGAAGCGAGGAACTCCGTTAATGACGGCTGTACCGGCTTTCGCCAAGCCTTACAACCGAACATAGCCCTCCTGGAGGGGTGTCGGCACCCGCTACCAGCGCGTACGCCCGTTCAGGTGTTTCTCTGCCCGGTTTACCTGCGGAGATGCAAAATACTGATCAGTTCCGGTTTATTTCGAAGGACAGGGGCGGTGCGGCGATCACCGCGGCGCTCACCTGACCGAATCCCGGAATGCCCGGCCGTATCGCGGAATGCAGGGCGCGGGCCGCCTCGGCCAGTGACGCGCCGGTCGTCATGACGTCGTCCACGAGGACCGCTCTGCCGCTCTCCAGGAGCCTCGCGCCGCCCACGGCGACCTCCAGCGCCCCGGACAGGTTCGCCTGCCTCTGACGGGCACCGAGGCCCGCCTGATCGGCCACCACCCGGCGCTGCCGCAGCACCGGAAGCACCCGGGCGTCCCGGCCGGCCCGCCGCAGCTCACCCGCGGCCGCCAGCGCGATCCGGCGCGCCGCGTCATGCCCGCGCGCCGCCACCGCGCGCCGCGTCGAAGGCATCGGGACCAGCAGCAGCGGCCCCACGCCCGTACCCGGCGGCACAGCGGCCTCCACGGCCCCGGCCAGAGCCCTGCCCAGCGGCCCCGCGAGGCCGAGCGCGCCGCGCTCCTTGTGCGCGAGCAGCACCGCCCGTACCGCGTCCTCGTACGGCGCCGCTGCGTGGACCGCCGGCAGCCCGGCCGGCTCCGGCACCGGCCGCACCCGGCACGGCCACATCCCGTACAGCGCCCGGCCGCAGTCCTCGCACAGCGCCGTCCGGGGACTGCCGCAGCCCCCACAGGCGACCGGGAGCACCAGACCGCTGATCTCTCGCCACCAGCCCCGCATGGCATTCACTGTGCCAACCCCGGGAGGATCCGGCCAGCCCTGTGGACAACCCTCTCGACGACCCCGTGAACAGCCCGGCTCACCCGGGATAGACAGGCGAGGAGCCCGTCTCCACCATGGTCTGCCAATTGGCGCCCGACGGCAGCTGGACGATCCCCGCGTCCTGCGAGTCGGCCATCACCGGCTGCTCGTCGTTGTCGGCGGCGGCGATGGCCGTCACCTGGTTCAGCCCCGGCAGCACCCCGGCCGCCGACGTCGACCCGTCGGTCTGCATGTAACGCACCTGCTGCACACCGCCGGACTCCTTGCCGACGACGACCAGCCGGCTGGGACCCGCCCAGGACACCGCGGTCACCGTCTCCATCTGCGGCGCCGCGGACTGCAGTTCCACCACGGACACCGTCTCGTCCGCGCCCGAGCCGTGCCGCTCCACCCGGCCGATCTCCAGGCTCGTCCGGCCCTCCTGCGTCAGCAGCAGCGCGATCCGCACCCCGTCGGCCGACACCCGCAGCGCCTCGATCCGCCGCCCGTCGAGCCCGTCGACCGGGACCTCCTTCGGCGGTGCCACGCCCCCGGCGAACCGCAGCAGCCGCGGCTTCGCCGGATCCCGGTCGGCGACCCACAGGTCACCGCCGCCGTCCCAGCTCGGCGCGGAGAGCCGGTCCTTGGGCTGCTTGGCCGCGCTGCTCAGCAGCGGCTCCACCGGATCGCCGTCGTTGACGATCGACGTCACGTACAGCGATTTGCCGCCGCCGCCCACCCCGGCGGCGCGCCGCTCGTCGCGTGCGACGGCGACCGTGTCCAGCTTCGTCCTGCCGTCACCGAACGGCCCGGCCACCGGGTCGGGGACGACCGGGTCGGAACCGTCGATCTTCAGCTGCGCCAACCGCCCCTGGGCGTTGACGAAGTACGGGTCCTCGCCGCCCGTGCCCTGGTCGGGCGCGAACTCCGCGGCCTGGTCCTCGCTCAGCACGCACAACGACGAACCGCCCGCGAGCAGTTCGATCTGCCCGACCCGGGTCGACGTCAGGTCCCGCAGGGTGAAGAACAGTTGCGCCGCCATCTTCCGGCACTGCGCCCGGCCCGCCTTCGCCGCGCTCTCGTTGAGCGGCACCTTCAGCGCGTTCCGGTCGTCGAACTCCAGCGATCTGGTGCCGCGCGCCAGCTGCGTACCCGTCGGGAACGGCGAATCGACCACCGGCTTCAGCCAGTTCGTCGGCCCGTCGAGCAGCGACTTGACGGCCTGCGTGAACGGGTCCATCCGGGTCGTGGGATCTATCCGCTGCCGGATGTAGACCGGATCGGCGACCAGCTGCTTACGGCCGGAGGCGAAGTAGTACTTGTCCACGGAGCGGTAGTTGCGCTGGAAGTCGTACTCACCGAGCACCAGCCCCGGCGGCAGTTGGTCGATGCGCCACTCCTTGGTGTCGCCCGTCTTCTGCTGCACGAGATGGATGGTGCCCTTGTACGAGGTCGGTGTGACCGGCTGGTACGAGTGCGCGGAGTCCACCTCGGCGATCCGCTCGCCGTACAGCGGGTACTTCAGCCCCGAACCACCGCCCTGCCCCGTCCCGTCCGCGTCCGCGCGGTCGGGTGCGTCCTGCAGCACCGTCGTGCTGTCCTCGGGACGCCAGTCCTTCGACGCCTGCTTCGTCAGATACTTCCTGGCCATCGCGAAGTCGGGGTCGTCACTCGTCATCGCCTCCAGGAAGCCGTCCACGATCTCGTCGGGACCCGCCTTCTCCTTGGGCGGCACCGCGTACACCCGCACCTGGGACTCCCCGTG is from Streptomyces sp. NBC_00370 and encodes:
- a CDS encoding GNAT family N-acetyltransferase, which translates into the protein MEPLTLTSPRLLLRTLTPDDVDAVHTICQDPEIQRWVTIPSPYERQHAQYFVEQLVPDGWQTGTMCTFGVFPIGGGPLMGAVNAHSQSGIWETGYWTAKEYRGRGFTTEAVTAVARWVFTALAAERLEWRAEVGNTGSRAVAEKAGFVMEGVLRAALLNRGTLRDVRIGSLLPSDLGLPGPHPYLPSDAA
- a CDS encoding winged helix-turn-helix domain-containing protein — protein: MTTVPPAAAELSADEARRIALRAQGFIGAPDRRGGVRGVLRHLGAVQLDTISVLARSHELVPYARLGAVGRKPVEDAYWTAAPTPPHAFEYWSHAACVLPIEEWPHFAFRRRSYRSRPHWNHALTDGVYETVIKQLRDEGPLTATELGGAKNGGLWWDWSESKVAVERALMFGEVVCTGRRGWKRVYDLAERAVPDALLHDDLDDAECVRRLVRLAGRSLGVGTRADIADYHRLKGEWVDAVIADCGLVPVTVEGWGKPAWADPEALASVPRGRHRTTLLSPFDSLIWERARTERIFGFTHRLEAYVPKPKRIYGYFAMPLLAGGRLLGRVDPAREGSTLVAKQVSLEGPKAVAPMAQALLEAARWVGCDAVRIERVDRSELTAELVRAVA
- a CDS encoding response regulator, which translates into the protein MADSFGPVHAHSADETVVGTGPDADAEREGSRKEPIRVLVVDDHALFRRGLEIVLAQEEDIQVVGEAGDGAEAVDKAADLLPDIVLMDVRMPKRGGIEACTSIKEVAPSAKIIMLTISDEEADLYDAIKAGATGYLLKEISTDEVATAIRAVADGQSQISPSMASKLLTEFKSMIQRTDERRLVPAPRLTERELEVLKLVATGMNNRDIAKQLFISENTVKNHVRNILEKLQLHSRMEAVVYAMREKILEIR
- the hpf gene encoding ribosome hibernation-promoting factor, HPF/YfiA family; translated protein: MDIVVKGRKTEVPERFRKHVAEKLKLEKIQKLDGKVISLDVEVSKEHNPRQADRCDRVEITLRSRGPVIRAEAAAGDPYAALDLATGKLEARLRKQNEKRHNRRGAGRLSAAEVVDVVPGVAELNSDGETAAEEAAHAVPTTMVGSLQVQGEGPLVVREKNHVAAPMTLDQALEEMELVGHDFYLFVDSDTKEPSVVYRRHAYDYGVIHLRTDPLAGSDAEGAGGHLGG
- a CDS encoding ComF family protein yields the protein MRGWWREISGLVLPVACGGCGSPRTALCEDCGRALYGMWPCRVRPVPEPAGLPAVHAAAPYEDAVRAVLLAHKERGALGLAGPLGRALAGAVEAAVPPGTGVGPLLLVPMPSTRRAVAARGHDAARRIALAAAGELRRAGRDARVLPVLRQRRVVADQAGLGARQRQANLSGALEVAVGGARLLESGRAVLVDDVMTTGASLAEAARALHSAIRPGIPGFGQVSAAVIAAPPLSFEINRN
- a CDS encoding LpqB family beta-propeller domain-containing protein, whose protein sequence is MGADRRRGGTRGVPRLPVLLAAVSLTLAGCATIPHSGDVEPVTQSPHGESQVRVYAVPPKEKAGPDEIVDGFLEAMTSDDPDFAMARKYLTKQASKDWRPEDSTTVLQDAPDRADADGTGQGGGSGLKYPLYGERIAEVDSAHSYQPVTPTSYKGTIHLVQQKTGDTKEWRIDQLPPGLVLGEYDFQRNYRSVDKYYFASGRKQLVADPVYIRQRIDPTTRMDPFTQAVKSLLDGPTNWLKPVVDSPFPTGTQLARGTRSLEFDDRNALKVPLNESAAKAGRAQCRKMAAQLFFTLRDLTSTRVGQIELLAGGSSLCVLSEDQAAEFAPDQGTGGEDPYFVNAQGRLAQLKIDGSDPVVPDPVAGPFGDGRTKLDTVAVARDERRAAGVGGGGKSLYVTSIVNDGDPVEPLLSSAAKQPKDRLSAPSWDGGGDLWVADRDPAKPRLLRFAGGVAPPKEVPVDGLDGRRIEALRVSADGVRIALLLTQEGRTSLEIGRVERHGSGADETVSVVELQSAAPQMETVTAVSWAGPSRLVVVGKESGGVQQVRYMQTDGSTSAAGVLPGLNQVTAIAAADNDEQPVMADSQDAGIVQLPSGANWQTMVETGSSPVYPG